One Pyrococcus furiosus DSM 3638 genomic window, CCCACGTAATGGCAACCCAAGGAGTCAAAGTTGTAGGTGAGTTGGCAAAGGTCACGGCAGCTGTTTACGTTGGATTATTCGTTCATATCCTCCTAGTGTACTTTGTCCTTCTCAAGGTCTTCGGGATTGATCCCCTCAAGTTCATTAGTAAAGCTAAAGATGCCATGCTAACAGCATTCGTAACGAGGAGCTCAAGTGGAACACTTCCAGTAACCATGCGTGTTGCCAAGGAGATGGGAATCTCGGAGGGAATATACTCCTTCACCTTGCCCCTGGGAGCCACTATAAACATGGATGGAACCGCACTCTACCAGGGTGTCTGTACATTCTTCATAGCAAACGCCCTAGGAACTCATCTAACAATTGGCCAACAGCTAACAATAGTCCTCACTGCTGTTCTAGCCTCTATAGGAACAGCTGGAGTCCCAGGAGCTGGAGCAATAATGTTAGCTATGGTTCTTGAGAGCGTTGGGCTTCCGCTAACCGATCCAAATGTGGCCGCAGCCTATGCAATGATCCTTGGAATAGATGCAATCCTCGGTTACTGGAGACCTAACTGGTACTGCAATAGTTGCAAAGACAGAAGGGGAGCTAAAAGAAGGAATTATAGCCTGAATTACTTCTCTCTTTCCTTTTTATAAAATACCCATTTTCGTATTTAATGCTGGGGGTGATTCTCTCCACTATATGAGGCTTTCTTAAAACGCTCTCCAATCTTTTTTCATGGGCAATAAATCCCCTCCTAAACCACCTGGGGTAAGGAGTCAAGTTTTCTCTACAGAGAAGCTCTTCTCTTCTGCATCTCTCCCAGAGATCTTCCCCTTTTGCTTTCCCATTCTCCACTATCTCAAGATACAAATCCCATAGGGTAGGCCTTCTACTTATGTACTCGACATCAAAGAATGCCATCCCACAACAATCTACATTTAAGGGGGTATGGAATTCGAAAAGGCCCTCTTTACAAGTTGAAAAAGCCAAACCCTCCTTTTCTGCTTTGATAGAAAATTCGCGAGCAATAGAGAGTCTATAATCAAGTGGAGGATGAAGTAATGGAGCTTCCTCTGTTGAAGTCCCTGGGAGATAAGATTCCCATTCCCTCTTGTAGATATCTTCACCTGGGAACAACTTTGAAAATAGTGGAAGTAATTCTTTCTCAATTCTTAAAAACTCTAAGATAATCATCCTTGCTCCTGCTGAAGCTATTTCTTCAATGAAAGTATGTATATCTCGTATCCACCCAGGAACAAATGGTTGAACCCTTACAATTGTGGGAACCCCAGCCCTAGAAAGCCTCTCGATTAGTTCTAGCCGTTGTCCAGGGGAAGGAGAAAAGGGCTCTAAAACTTTCGTTTCTTCCAATGTTGGTAGAGAAACTTGAACTACCACCAGCCCTTCTTCAGCTAACCTTTCTATCGTTTTTATGTGCTTCTCTCTGGGAATTAGCTTAGTATTGATAATTACTGGAACCTTCTCCTTAAGCGCGAGTTTCAAGAATTTAAGTGTAATTTTTCCTTCGCCCTGAAAGGGATCACTGAGAGTAGATACTCTTATGGGAGTAATTGCCAAGCCTTCCCTTATTATTCCACCAAGCATTTTTATTAGCTTAAGAGATTCCCATAGGGGCTTCTCTTTTCCATGGGCTCCTCTATACCAACGTGCATAGCAGTAAATACATCCAACAGAGCAAGTACTAAACAATTCTCCCCTGAGTATGCTGTGGCATAAAGAACTGACGTAACTACTTGGGCCTATTATTGGAGAGAATCTCATCAGCAAATTTAAAGAGTGGAAAGTTTTTATTCCTTTTGACAAAACATATGAGGGGATTACACATGGGAGTATACATCTTTAAGCCCGAAGACTTGGTTAGGTACGAGGTCATAACTCAAGAGTGCTTGGAAAAGCTAAAAGAGAAGATTCTTAGGAAAGAAGACATCATTATCGTAGGAGGACCAAGAGCGGGAAAAACTAAACTCATAGAGGCATTGACATTCCTAATCCCAGAGAACTGGAAAATAGGTGTGATAACTGCCTATAACGAATTTAAGCCCTTTAAAGGCAATATTTATGTGATAAATACTGAATTTGACGGTAGAACAGTTGAAGAAAGGACTTCTGAAGTAATTGAAAAGATAAAGGAAATAGATCCAGACTATGTAATAGTTGATACGCTTCATACGATAGATGTTCCCAGGATTCTTAAGGAACTCATAGATAGTTATGGGTTTATAGTGACTTCTTTGGCTCTTTCAAGAGACCTCTTAAGCGAGATAGTGCATTGGCTGAGAATTGATGAAGAAATATTGGGGAAGTTTGACGTCGTTATAGAATTGTACAGAGACATACAAACCGGGCATAGAAAAGTCAATGCAATATATGAAATAAAGGATGAAAAGTTGGAAAAGATATGCTAAGCTATTCCTTTTTCTCTCTTAAGCTCCTCAATTACTTCTCTTAGGTTATCAAGCATCTCTCTTATGTCATCGAAAGTCATATATCCCATGTGACCGATTCTAAAGGTTATCTCCTTTACGCTTCCATAACCCTTTGCCAGCTCAAAGCCCCTCTTTCTCATTGCCTCATACACTTCATCACCCTTTATCCCAGGTGGAGTAAGTACTGCTGTAATCGTTGGACTCTCATATCCAGGCTCCGCAAGGATTCCAAGGCCGATTTCCTTAACTCCTTCCCTCACCATCTTTGCTCTCTTTTCGTACATCTCTAGCCACTTCTCTTTTCCACCCATCTTTTCAATGATTCTGAGAACAACGTTTAGGCCAAATACTTGAGGCATTGGTGGGGTCGAAGGTGTTGACTCCTTTTCCTTCAGATACTTCACATAGAGTGGAATGTCAAAGTACCATCCCCTTTCAGGCATTTTCTCAGCTATCTCCAAGAACCTCTCGCTGAAGACCCCAATAGCCAATCCTGGAGGAACACCGAAGGCCTTCTGAGAGCTTGAGAACACTACATCTAAATCCCACTTGTCAAACTTTATATCTGCCCCACCCATAGCAGAAACAGCATCGACAAACACTAACTTATCGTGCTCCTTTGCAACTTTTGCGAGTTCTGGAAGTGGGTTGAGAACTCCAGTTGAGGTTTCGTTGTAGGTGATCGTCACGGCCTCAACATCTGGATTCTTCCTTAGTGCATCATCGAGCTCTTCAGGCTTAACAGCCTTCCCTGGGTCTTTTTGTAGAACAACAGCTTTTCTACCATTAGACTCAACGACTTCCTTGTATCTTTTTCCAAATGCTCCAATTATAGTTACGAGAACCTTTCCACCTTTACTAACTCCGTTTCTTATGCTAGCCTCCATTATTCCTGTTCCAGAGCTTGGAACTAGGAGTACTTCTCCCTTCTCCGCTTCGAGGAAGTTTTTAAGCCTCTTAACTGTATCAACGTGAACAGCCCTATACTCTTTGGATCTGTGGCTAAACATCTGAACTTTCATTATCTCGAGAACTTCCGGGAAACAGGCAACAGGACCCGCTGTGAAAAGCTTGTACTTAGGTTTCACAAGCTCGTAAACTTCTTTAAATGCCTCTTCAAACTCCATCTAAACCACCTCGACGTAAATGTTATTTTACAGGTATAAAAATACTATGGTGGGGAAGTTGGCCATGCTTCAATTAATAAATAAGGATGTGTTAAATAAAATAAAAGAGGAGCTCGAAAGATATGAGGTGAAACTAGGAGATTTCTTAACCAAAGGAACTACAAGCATCATATTTTTGGGAAAATACAGAGGAAAAGATGTCGTTGTTAAAGTCAGCAGGGATGATTCCCCCCGTAAAAATCTAAAGAAAGAAGCTGAAATTTTGAGGCATTTAAGGGGAAGAGAAATAACAGGTGATTTAATCTTGTATACAACGGTGGGGGGAAGAGAAATTTTAGTAAGGGAATATGTTCCAGGAGAGCCAGTACTGTTAGTGACCCCCAGCAAAAAACACATACTAAAAATAGCTGGAAAAACGTTTGTCTTAGATAAGCTAGGAATAGACCATGGACAAATTCAGGGAGGAAAACATATCCTTCTTACATCAAATGATGTGTATATAATAGACTTTGAAAAAGGGAGTTTAACTAGGAAAACTAGAAACTTAACTTCCGCCCTCTCCATGCTATTTATTGGCAATAATTCAATTTCAAAGAGAGTTAGGGAAAAATTTGACATCGATGAAGAATTTATTAGAGAGTTAAAGCTTAGACTCAGAGAGTACAAAGAGAAAAAAGAAATCAGGGGTTTATTTGACTTATTGTCGATCCTTTAGTAAAAACAGAATTGGAAGAACCAACCCAATAAGCAAAACTACCCACCTGGGATCAATGAAAAGGCTCACAAAAACGATTACAAAAACTACAAAAGATGTCGCAAACAAAAATTCCTTATCAAATACTCTCGATTTTGGGATTACATTTTCTTTAATGGCAATATACGAAAAATATATGGGGATTCCTAGGGAAGGAATTAAAAGGGCAATTAAATTCTTTGTTATAATCACCAATCCTATCCCCAGTCCGAATAATAACAGAGCAACTTTCCCAATCATATGTTCCCCCTAGAGAAGCAAACTTTAAAAAAGTGCGTCTCAACTTTTAGCCAGGTGGTTAAAGATGGCGAGGTTCCCAGAAGCAGAGGCGAGAATATTCAAAAAGTACGTGTGCTTAAGATGTGGAGCAACTAACCCATGGGGAGCCAAAAAGTGCAGAAAGTGCGGATACAAGAGGCTAAGG contains:
- a CDS encoding serine/threonine protein kinase, encoding MLQLINKDVLNKIKEELERYEVKLGDFLTKGTTSIIFLGKYRGKDVVVKVSRDDSPRKNLKKEAEILRHLRGREITGDLILYTTVGGREILVREYVPGEPVLLVTPSKKHILKIAGKTFVLDKLGIDHGQIQGGKHILLTSNDVYIIDFEKGSLTRKTRNLTSALSMLFIGNNSISKRVREKFDIDEEFIRELKLRLREYKEKKEIRGLFDLLSIL
- a CDS encoding alanine--glyoxylate aminotransferase family protein, encoding MEFEEAFKEVYELVKPKYKLFTAGPVACFPEVLEIMKVQMFSHRSKEYRAVHVDTVKRLKNFLEAEKGEVLLVPSSGTGIMEASIRNGVSKGGKVLVTIIGAFGKRYKEVVESNGRKAVVLQKDPGKAVKPEELDDALRKNPDVEAVTITYNETSTGVLNPLPELAKVAKEHDKLVFVDAVSAMGGADIKFDKWDLDVVFSSSQKAFGVPPGLAIGVFSERFLEIAEKMPERGWYFDIPLYVKYLKEKESTPSTPPMPQVFGLNVVLRIIEKMGGKEKWLEMYEKRAKMVREGVKEIGLGILAEPGYESPTITAVLTPPGIKGDEVYEAMRKRGFELAKGYGSVKEITFRIGHMGYMTFDDIREMLDNLREVIEELKREKGIA
- a CDS encoding 50S ribosomal protein L40e, whose protein sequence is MARFPEAEARIFKKYVCLRCGATNPWGAKKCRKCGYKRLRPKAKEPRGGGR
- a CDS encoding type II/IV secretion system ATPase subunit, with translation MGVYIFKPEDLVRYEVITQECLEKLKEKILRKEDIIIVGGPRAGKTKLIEALTFLIPENWKIGVITAYNEFKPFKGNIYVINTEFDGRTVEERTSEVIEKIKEIDPDYVIVDTLHTIDVPRILKELIDSYGFIVTSLALSRDLLSEIVHWLRIDEEILGKFDVVIELYRDIQTGHRKVNAIYEIKDEKLEKIC
- a CDS encoding SPL family radical SAM protein — encoded protein: MRFSPIIGPSSYVSSLCHSILRGELFSTCSVGCIYCYARWYRGAHGKEKPLWESLKLIKMLGGIIREGLAITPIRVSTLSDPFQGEGKITLKFLKLALKEKVPVIINTKLIPREKHIKTIERLAEEGLVVVQVSLPTLEETKVLEPFSPSPGQRLELIERLSRAGVPTIVRVQPFVPGWIRDIHTFIEEIASAGARMIILEFLRIEKELLPLFSKLFPGEDIYKREWESYLPGTSTEEAPLLHPPLDYRLSIAREFSIKAEKEGLAFSTCKEGLFEFHTPLNVDCCGMAFFDVEYISRRPTLWDLYLEIVENGKAKGEDLWERCRREELLCRENLTPYPRWFRRGFIAHEKRLESVLRKPHIVERITPSIKYENGYFIKRKERSNSGYNSFF